A single Kwoniella bestiolae CBS 10118 chromosome 8, complete sequence DNA region contains:
- a CDS encoding protein mgr2, giving the protein MPPPPQTTAGGSTFDKMKMGAIMGSCVGLTIGFIFGSFSVMRAGPGPRGLVATLSQYMLSSAATFGFFMSIGSVIRTESQYAYALPPNATNNKIAQPLMMAWKRSEERRRAEQL; this is encoded by the exons atgcctcctccacctcaaacTACCGCCGGCGGATCGACTTTTGACAAGA TGAAGATGGGTGCTATAATGGGAA GTTGTGTCGGTCTGACTATCGGGTTCATATTCGGTTCATTCTCCGTAATGAG GGCCGGTCCAGGACCTAGAGGGTTGGTAGCTACCTTGTCGCAATACATGTTATCTTCAGCAGCTACGTTTGGGTTCTTCATGTCTATTGGATCG GTTATTCGAACGGAATCGCAATACGCCTATGCCCTTCCTCCCAACGCTACGAACAATAAGATAGCTCAGCCTTTGATGATGGCCTGGAAGAGGTCCGAGGAGAGACGAAGGGCCGAGCAACTTTGA
- a CDS encoding histone H4, with protein sequence MSGRGKGGKGLGKGGAKRHRKVLRDNIQGITKPAIRRLARRGGVKRISGLIYEETRGVLKIFLENVIRDSVTYTEHAKRKTVTSLDVVYALKRQGRTLYGFGA encoded by the exons ATGTCCGGTCGAGGAAAAGGTGGTAAAGGTTTAGGTAAAGGTGGTGCCAAGCGACACAGAAAGGTCTTGAGAGATAACATCCA AGGTATCACCAAGCCCGCTATCAGACGTCTCGCACGACGAGGAGGTGTCAAGCGAATCTCAGGATTGATCTACGAGG AAACCCGAGGTGTCCTTAAAATCTTCCTCGAAAACGTCATCAGAGACTCCGTTACCTACACCGAACACGCCAAGAGAAAGACTGTCACCTCCCTCGACGTAGTTTACGCTCTCAAGAGACAAGGTAGAACTCTCTATGGTTTCGGTGCTTaa